One part of the Scatophagus argus isolate fScaArg1 chromosome 12, fScaArg1.pri, whole genome shotgun sequence genome encodes these proteins:
- the gpm6aa gene encoding glycoprotein M6Aa, whose translation MEEDMDEGQTQKGCLECCIKCLGGIPYPSLIATILLYAGVALFCGCGHEALSGTVTILQNYFEVVRSPVDALDVFTMIDIIKYVIYGIASAFFVYGILLMVEGFFTSGAIKDLYGDFKITTCGRCVSAWFIMLTYIFMLAWLGVTAFTSLPVFIYFNIWNICQNATVLEGATLCLDPRQYGIVPIAEAKTVCAGTEKFYKMCESNELDMTFHLFICALAGAGAAVIAMIHYLMVLSANWAYVKDACRMQKYEDIKSKEEQELHDIHSTRSKERLNAYT comes from the exons ATGGAAGAAGACATGGATGAGGGGCAGACCCAGAAAG GATGCCTTGAGTGCTGCATCAAATGCCTGGGTGGAATCCCATACCCATCTCTTATAGCCACCATCTTGCTGTATGCGGGCGTGGCTCTGTTCTGCGGCTGCGGACATGAGGCCCTGTCTGGCACCGTCACCATCCTCCAGAATTACTTTGAGGTGGTGCGGAGCCCTGTGGATGCACTGGATGTCTTCACCAT GATTGACATTATCAAGTATGTCATCTATGGCATTGCTTCAGCCTTCTTTGTGTATGGTATCCTGCTGATGGTGGAGGGCTTCTTCACCAGTGGAGCCATCAAAGACCTGTATGGAGACTTCAAAATCACCACCTGTGGACGCTGCGTCAGCGCTTGG TTCATCATGCTGACATACATCTTCATGCTGGCTTGGCTGGGAGTGACTGCTTTCACCTCCCTCCCAGTCTTTATATACTTCAACATCTGGAATATTTGCCAAAATGCTACGGTGCTAGAGGGGGCCACACTCTGCCTGGACCCACGCCAGTATG GTATTGTGCCAATTGCTGAGGCGAAAACAGTATGCGCTGGAACAGAGAAATTCTACAAGATGTGTGAATCCAATGAG TTGGACATGACTTTCCACCTGTTCATCTGCGCCCTTGCTGGAGCAGGAGCTGCTGTTATTGCTATG ATCCACTACTTGATGGTCTTGTCTGCCAACTGGGCCTACGTGAAGGACGCCTGCCGAATGCAGAAGTACGAGGACATCAAGTcgaaggaggagcaggagcttCACGACATCCACTCCACTCGCTCCAAGGAGCGTCTCAATGCCTACACATAA
- the lrit3a gene encoding leucine-rich repeat, immunoglobulin-like domain and transmembrane domain-containing protein 3a: MRRLLYVHVFLCCLSMAHSFCPSQCTCVFHGRTDGAGTRSVLCNDPDMSDIPVNVPVDTVKLRIEKTAVRRIPTEAFYYLVELRYLWITYNSITSVDTGSFYNLKVLHELRLDGNMISMFPWESLKEMPRLKTLDLHNNKLTNVPTEAIPYLLNITYLDLSSNKLTTLPSELMDIWPPFNGAPVSTNASQKVVLGLQDNPWYCDCKISKLIEISKMADTPVVLMDLFLTCSGPENLAGVLFQRAELDNCVKPSVMTSATKITSPLGSNVLLRCDATGFPTPTLYWAKSDGSLVNNTVQESPGEGIRWSIMSLHGILYKDAGNYSCKAKNVAGNAEATISLSVAGTISTTIPPSLPPSIETGPTSQDTTFTSPTDIPNSPSITPTALSKTSTTLLAVPKKPKTTPSTSIQKGSPKQGKIQQGSNGRKLAADEKSKKTDASKSVKDLKIVEETSDTAVLLWTADGLPSDAPLTVVYSPYGEDDIKRTVETNAGSGKVLLEGLSSGMRYSVCLVAKSGAAGKDPCIDFYTLDNVEDGGQNQLFMIISSIACALVLPLIALLLYKIVALYCKGRNSSLDEEELEKESYVKFETISMKQRTLNSHPTELWARRQTQESERMLLCSRSSIDSQMTYKSDSSRSEYLC, translated from the exons ATGCGTCGACTTCTCTATGTGCACGTATTCCTATGCTGCCTCAGTATGGCTCATTCCTTCTGTCCATCCCAATGCACCTGTGTCTTTCATGGACGTACCGATGGCGCCGGAACCAG ATCTGTCCTCTGCAATGATCCAGACATGTCTGATATTCCTGTCAATGTCCCTGTGGATACGGTCAAACTACGCATTGAGAAAACCGCAGTAAGGCGAATTCCAACAGAAGCTTTTTATTACCTGGTGGAGCTACGGTACCTGTGGATTACTTACAATTCTATAACCTCTGTGGATACGGGAAGTTTCTACAACCTCAAGGTGCTCCATGAGCTGAGGCTGGATGGAAATATGATCTCTATGTTCCCCTGGGAGTCTCTGAAAGAGATGCCTAGGCTGAAGACACTGGATctacacaacaacaaactcaCCAATGTTCCCACTGAAGCAATACCCTACCTCCTCAACATTACCTACTTGGATCTATCCAGCAACAAATTGACCACCCTTCCCTCTGAACTCATGGATATCTGGCCCCCCTTCAATGGAGCACCTGTTTCTACTAATGCTTCCCAGAAAGTTGTGTTAG GCCTGCAAGATAATCCCTGGTACTGTGACTGTAAAATCTCCAAGCTGATTGAGATTTCTAAAATGGCTGACACCCCAGTGGTTTTGATGGACCTATTCCTGACCTGCAGTGGGCCCGAGAATCTGGCTGGTGTCCTTTTTCAACGTGCTGAACTTGACAATTGTGTAAAACCATCAGTCATGACTTCAGCAACCAAGATCACATCCCCTTTGGGCAGCAATGTTCTTCTGCGATGTGACGCCACAGGGTTCCCAACACCAACTCTTTACTGGGCTAAGTCAGACGGCTCCCTGGTCAACAACACAG TCCAGGAATCACCTGGGGAGGGCATCAGATGGTCCATCATGAGCTTGCATGGAATTTTGTACAAAGACGCTGGGAACTACAGCTGCAAAGCAAAGAATGTTGCTGGCAATGCAGAAGCCACAATTTCTCTCTCGGTTGCCGGTACCATCAGTACAACCATTCCTCCATCCCTTCCTCCAAGTATTGAAACTGGTCCAACCAGCCAAGACACAACATTTACTTCCCCAACAGACATTCCCAACTCACCCTCCATCACACCAACAGCTCTCTctaaaacatcaacaacactCTTAGCTGTCCCTAAGAAGCCAAAAACTACCCCCAGCACCAGTATACAGAAAGGCTCACCCAAACAAGGAAAAATTCAGCAAGGAAGTAATGGAAGAAAGcttgcagcagatgaaaagagTAAGAAAACTGATGCATCAAAGTCTGTTAAAGACCTTAAGATTGTAGAAGAAACATCAGACACTGCTGTTTTGCTCTGGACAGCCGATGGGTTACCAAGTGATGCTCCCCTCACAGTTGTATATTCACCCTATGGTGAGGATGACATCAAAAGGACGGTGGAGACTAATGCTGGCAGTGGAAAAGTGTTGCTAGAAGGTCTATCATCTGGAATGAGGTATTCTGTTTGCCTCGTAGCAAAAAGTGGTGCTGCTGGAAAAGATCCTTGCATTGACTTCTATACACTGGACAATGTAGAGGATGGTGGGCAGAACCAGCTTTTCATGATCATAAGCAGCATTGCCTGTGCACTGGTTTTGCCTCTTATTGCATTGTTGCTCTACAAGATTGTTGCTCTGTACTGCAAAGGACGCAACTCAAGTCTGGATGAAGAAGAGCTTGAAAAAGAGAGCTATGTCAAGTTTGAGACAATTTCAATGAAACAAAGGACCTTGAACTCTCACCCGACAGAGCTTTGGGCTAGGAGACAGACTCAAGAATCAGAGCGAATGCTCCTGTGTTCCAGATCAAGCATAGATTCCCAGATGACTTATAAGAGTGACAGTTCCCGGTCTGAGTATCTCTGCTGA